In the genome of Mucilaginibacter sp. 14171R-50, the window TGCTTACCAAAACCTGGTAATAAGCCTTAGTAACATTTGCAATTACCTCGATCTTTGCACGAATGTACGAACGAGTATAAAGCTCTTTATACGTTTTGCGGCCCTGTAAGCCTATAATATAACTTGGGTCGAACAACAGCTGGCTGGCATTAACGCCCAGGTTAGACTGGTACTTTACGCCGAACTTTACGGGAATAAACGTACCTGCCGGCGCGCCAAAAAATTCACCGGGCAGCAGCGTGGTTGGTATTTTTAAATAGTCCTGAAAAGACGCCGTACCGTCTATCTGCGGAAAACCCTGACCGATAATTTCTTTAACGCGATAGTCTGCGCTCTTTACATCCAGGCCGGCATTTACAACCGAATCTTTGTGGGTAATAGCGTAATCTACGGCTTCCTGTACAGAAAAATTATAGGTTTGCGTCGCCGGTGGCTGCGCTTGCGAAAACCCTCGAAGGGCTCCTGTAAGTAATAATAGTAGGGTGAGTATTCGTTTCATTTTTTATGACAAGTGATATATGACAGATGCTTTGTTTGGTGTTGCAAAAAAACAGGGATGATTGACAACCGTATGTCAGCAGCGCCCCTGATGAATTAATTTAATTGCTGCGCATGTACATTTTTATATTTATCTAATAGTTCGTGCCCTTTAATGGTACAAATGCCATAGTTAAAATGCTCCAGCAATTGATATTGCACCCGCCAGGTACTAAATTGCGACACCGGGAATATTGATGCGTTAAAACCCATTTCTACCTGGTTAACGCGCATTTTCGCCAATATCCTTACGTCGATATCAGGCCTTATAAAGCCTTGCTGTATACCTTTGGTCAATAGCTCTTCCAACGTTTTCACCAGTACCTCTGCTTTAAAGTTTTGAAACAGCGCCCATGCTTCCGGGTGATACTTCTGCAAATCGTGTATTACGATCGGGTTTATGCGCGAAAAGATGTCTTCCGAGCATTTCATCATGTTGATCATCTCTTCAATTACGTTGGCCGAGCTTTCTATGATACTATTTATCTGACATTCGTCGTCAATCAACTTTTTCTTCACCAGCGCCATAACCAGGTCGTTCTTATCATTAAAAAAATGATAGATGGTTTTCTTTGACATACCCAGGTGCCTGGCTATATCGTCCATAGTTACGCTTTTTATACCTGCCTGTAAAAACAGGTCTTCACCGCCCTGGATAATTCTCTCTATTTGACCGTTTGACATTATGGGTCAAAACTAAGGAAACATTTTTAGATTTCAAAGTTTCCATTTTAAATAAGTTTTTTCTTTCGATCATAACATTTGAAACTTGTGGAATTGGACAAAACCTTAGCTACCTGCCTGCAAATGATTATCTTTGCAAAAACTTAAACATGGAGTTAAATTCTCTTTCCGCAATATCCCCTATCGACGGCAGGTACCGTAATACCACTTCAGCACTGGCTGCCTACTTCTCAGAATACGCCCTGATCAAATACAGGGTGTTTATTGAGGTGGAATATTTTATTGCCCTTTGCGATCATCCGCTACCCCAGTTACGTGATTTTGATAAAAATGCAACAGAAAAGTTACGGGATATCTATAAAAAATTTTCGGAGGCGGATGCTGCCGATATCAAAAACATCGAAAAAACCACTAATCATGATGTTAAGGCGGTGGAGTATTTTCTGAAAAAACAGTTTGATGCCCTCGGCCTCCAGGACTATAAAGAGTTTATCCACTTTGGCTTAACCTCTCAGGATATTAATAATACAGCTATACCCTATTCATTTAAACTGGCCATCAATGATGTTTACCTGCCGGAAATTAACGGATTGGTTGATCTGCTAAAGAATTTTGCCAGGGAATGGGACGCGGTGCCTATGCTGGCCCATACCCACGGACAACCAGCTTCGCCGACACGTTTAGGTAAAGAGATCAGCGTGTTTGTAGAACGCCTGGAAAACCAGCTAACTTTACTGAAAGCCGTGCCTTACTCGGCTAAGTTTGGCGGTGCCACAGGTAACTTTAATGCCCATCACGTTGCATACCCTGAAATTGACTGGAAGGCATTTGGCAATCATTTTATAAACGACATTTTGGGCCTGCACCGTTCGCAGTTTACTACCCAGATAGAGCATTATGATAACTTTGCCGCCCAGTGCGATGCGTTGAAACGCATCAACAATATCCTGATAGATCTTGACCGCGATATGTGGACCTACATATCCATGAACTTTTTTAAACAAAAGATAAAAGCCGGTGAAATAGGCTCGTCGGCTATGCCGCACAAGGTAAACCCCATTGACTTTGAGAACAGCGAGGGTAACCTGGGTATTGCCAATGCCTTGTTTGAACATTTGGCTGCTAAGCTTCCCATCTCCCGTTTACAGCGAGATTTGACCGACTCTACCGTGTTACGCAATATTGGCGTACCGGTGGCCCATACGCTTATCGCCATAAGATCAACAGTTAAGGGCTTAAATAAATTATTGCTGAATGAAGCTGCCATAAACGCCAGCCTGGAAGCAAACTGGGCGGTTGTTGCTGAGGCCATACAAACCATCCTTCGCCGAGAAGCATATCCAAACCCCTACGAAGCGTTAAAAGAGCTTACCCGAACCAATACGCAGGTTAATGCCCAAACAATCGCAGAGTTTGTTGACGGTTTAGAGGTAAGTGACGTGGTTAAAAATGAGATAAAGGCCATAACGCCGCAAAATTATACGGGGATATGATTTAGATGTGCAAATGAAACCGTACAAATAATTTGCACATCTAATATTTGCACATTAGCTTACCTCTGTCAGTGCGGGGTAAAACTAAGAAGAACAGGCTTGAACAAGCAAAAACCTGTTTACATTTGTTAACTATAAAAATTAACACACATGAATATCAGCGTATATACCGAAGCAACACCTAACCCTGCAACTACCAAGTTTATTGTAAACAAGTTGCTTATAAACGGCAGCGTGGATTATCCTACCAGGGAGAGCGCCGAAAATTCGCCCTTTGCAAAGGAGTTATACAAGTTTTCGTTTGTTAATGGTGTATTTTTTGCCAGCAACTTTGTAACCGTTACCAAAACCGAAGGCAGCGAATGGGAAGATATTTTGCCTATACTAAAAGAATTTGTTAAAGGGGCCGTTGAAAGCGAACTGAAGGTGCAGATAGTTGAACAGGAAACAGACGTTACGTTTGAAGGAACTGACACCGAGATCAAGATTCAGCAGATACTAAATGATTACGTACGCCCGGCCGTTGAGCAGGACGGCGGTGCTATCGCCTACCGTTCGTTTGATGCAGGGGTGGTTACCGTTGAGCTTCGCGGCTCGTGCAGCGGCTGTCCGTCATCTACCATTACCTTGAAATCGGGTATCGAAAATTTACTTAAACGTATGGTGCCCGAAGTTACCGAAGTGGTTTCTGAAGCAATGTAATTTATATTTATAAGGATTGGTCGATGAGCATCGCATCGATCCGGCAAAGAACCGGTTTGAATAAATTCATACCGGTTCTTTTGTTTTAACAGGGCGCGATCTTCAGGGTTTTCCCATTGGTGAGAAAGAATAATTGAGGA includes:
- a CDS encoding TetR/AcrR family transcriptional regulator yields the protein MSNGQIERIIQGGEDLFLQAGIKSVTMDDIARHLGMSKKTIYHFFNDKNDLVMALVKKKLIDDECQINSIIESSANVIEEMINMMKCSEDIFSRINPIVIHDLQKYHPEAWALFQNFKAEVLVKTLEELLTKGIQQGFIRPDIDVRILAKMRVNQVEMGFNASIFPVSQFSTWRVQYQLLEHFNYGICTIKGHELLDKYKNVHAQQLN
- the purB gene encoding adenylosuccinate lyase, translating into MELNSLSAISPIDGRYRNTTSALAAYFSEYALIKYRVFIEVEYFIALCDHPLPQLRDFDKNATEKLRDIYKKFSEADAADIKNIEKTTNHDVKAVEYFLKKQFDALGLQDYKEFIHFGLTSQDINNTAIPYSFKLAINDVYLPEINGLVDLLKNFAREWDAVPMLAHTHGQPASPTRLGKEISVFVERLENQLTLLKAVPYSAKFGGATGNFNAHHVAYPEIDWKAFGNHFINDILGLHRSQFTTQIEHYDNFAAQCDALKRINNILIDLDRDMWTYISMNFFKQKIKAGEIGSSAMPHKVNPIDFENSEGNLGIANALFEHLAAKLPISRLQRDLTDSTVLRNIGVPVAHTLIAIRSTVKGLNKLLLNEAAINASLEANWAVVAEAIQTILRREAYPNPYEALKELTRTNTQVNAQTIAEFVDGLEVSDVVKNEIKAITPQNYTGI
- a CDS encoding NifU family protein codes for the protein MNISVYTEATPNPATTKFIVNKLLINGSVDYPTRESAENSPFAKELYKFSFVNGVFFASNFVTVTKTEGSEWEDILPILKEFVKGAVESELKVQIVEQETDVTFEGTDTEIKIQQILNDYVRPAVEQDGGAIAYRSFDAGVVTVELRGSCSGCPSSTITLKSGIENLLKRMVPEVTEVVSEAM